One genomic region from Syntrophorhabdaceae bacterium encodes:
- a CDS encoding efflux RND transporter permease subunit translates to MLSKFFLDRPVFAWVIAIVIMLVGALAIYSLPISQYPPIAPPSIYIASSYPGASAETVENSVTQIIEQKMTGLDNMLYLSSTSDSSGSSRTTLTFAPGTDPDLAWSKVQNKLQLAMTSLPEAVQRQGVTVGKATRNWLMIVSLISEDGSMDGDDLRDYAQSNLEKVLARVPGVGEVENFGSQYAMRIWLNPDRLTDFSLSVADVTNALRSYNVEVSAGQFGGAPAVKGQRLNTSIIVQSMLKTPEEFASIPIRVNPDGSTVRIKDIGRTELGTDAYDIEGFYNGKPSAGMGIRQASGANALDTADAIKAKLADMSRFFPQGMKVVYPYDTTPFVRVAIGEVVETLLEAILLVFLIMWLFMGNIRATLIPTIAVPVVILGTFAVLQFFGFSINMLTMFAMVLSIGLLVDDAIVVVENVERIMSEEGLPPKEATAKSMTQITSALIGIGLVLSAVFGPMAFFGGSTGVIYRQFSVTIIASMLLSVIVALILTPVLCATFLKPVPRGHEPAENALPILRPFFAWFDRRFFRLRDRYVEIVERSFSRRKRYFVTYFIIVGIAGLILWRMPTSYIPDEDQGIMLAQVMTPTGSTLEQTKEVVNKLERHFQDNEKEAVESVMTISGIGFSGRSQTNGMVFVKLKDWDKRGSSRLKVKAVAERATREFSKLRVALVFAFPPPPVIELGMATGFDFMLLDRGGIGHQKLMEARNQLLGIASKDKRLTKVRPNGMEDIPEYRVDVDWEKAGVLGVPISSIHNTISTAFGSSYVNNFIQAGRVKRVFVQADAPYRMLPKDIDKLYVRNDKGKMVPFSAFATSRWSSGSPRLERYNGFPSLNIWGEPAPGKSSGEAMQAMEEAVTKLPAGIGYEWTGLSYQERMSSSQAPLLYTFSIIVIFLCVAALYESWPIPIANMLMLPLGIFGATLFTWSRGLHNDVYFQIGFLTTLGLTTKNAILIIQFARERMANGEGLMEATLGAVRIRLRPVIMTSLAFFFGVLPLALSTGAGAGAMKAIGTAVAGGMLSATFIDLFYIPLLFVVISQFFKRGKRVAPADDTAPRPIAPSEGQ, encoded by the coding sequence ATGTTATCCAAATTCTTCCTGGACCGCCCCGTCTTCGCCTGGGTCATAGCAATCGTGATCATGCTCGTCGGCGCCCTCGCAATCTATAGCCTGCCCATATCGCAATATCCGCCCATCGCCCCTCCCTCGATCTATATAGCGAGCTCGTACCCGGGCGCCTCGGCGGAAACCGTCGAGAACAGCGTCACCCAGATCATCGAGCAGAAAATGACGGGTCTCGACAATATGCTCTACCTTTCTTCCACGAGCGATTCCTCGGGAAGCTCCCGCACCACCCTCACCTTTGCACCAGGCACCGATCCGGACCTTGCCTGGTCGAAGGTCCAGAACAAGCTCCAGCTCGCGATGACAAGCCTGCCCGAAGCCGTTCAGCGTCAGGGTGTCACCGTCGGCAAGGCCACGAGGAACTGGCTTATGATCGTAAGCCTCATCTCAGAGGACGGCAGCATGGACGGCGACGACCTGAGGGACTATGCCCAGTCCAACCTCGAGAAGGTCCTGGCGCGGGTGCCCGGCGTCGGTGAGGTGGAGAACTTCGGCTCCCAGTATGCCATGCGCATCTGGCTGAACCCCGACAGGCTGACCGATTTCAGCCTCTCCGTGGCGGATGTGACAAATGCGCTCAGAAGCTACAACGTCGAAGTATCCGCGGGACAGTTCGGCGGCGCGCCTGCGGTCAAGGGCCAACGCCTTAACACGTCTATCATCGTGCAGAGCATGCTCAAGACGCCCGAGGAATTCGCGTCCATCCCCATCCGCGTCAACCCCGACGGCTCCACGGTGCGGATCAAGGACATCGGCCGCACGGAGCTGGGAACCGACGCCTATGACATAGAGGGTTTCTACAACGGTAAACCATCAGCGGGCATGGGGATACGGCAGGCCTCGGGCGCGAACGCGCTCGACACGGCCGACGCCATCAAGGCGAAACTGGCGGACATGAGCCGGTTCTTTCCGCAAGGGATGAAGGTAGTCTACCCTTACGACACAACCCCCTTTGTGAGGGTCGCTATCGGTGAGGTCGTGGAAACCCTCCTTGAGGCTATACTCCTTGTCTTTCTCATCATGTGGCTCTTCATGGGCAACATCCGGGCCACCCTTATTCCCACCATCGCCGTGCCCGTCGTCATCCTCGGTACCTTCGCGGTCCTTCAATTCTTTGGGTTTTCCATAAACATGCTCACAATGTTCGCCATGGTGCTCTCCATCGGGCTTCTCGTTGATGACGCCATCGTCGTCGTGGAGAACGTGGAACGCATCATGAGTGAGGAAGGGCTTCCTCCCAAGGAAGCCACCGCGAAGTCGATGACACAGATCACGAGCGCCCTCATTGGCATCGGGCTCGTCCTTTCCGCCGTTTTCGGCCCCATGGCCTTTTTCGGAGGCTCAACGGGCGTCATCTACCGCCAGTTCTCGGTGACCATCATCGCGTCCATGCTCCTGTCCGTCATCGTCGCCCTCATACTGACGCCTGTCCTTTGCGCCACCTTCCTGAAACCTGTGCCCAGGGGTCATGAACCGGCCGAGAACGCACTGCCGATCCTGCGGCCCTTCTTTGCCTGGTTCGATCGCCGCTTTTTCAGGTTGAGAGACAGGTATGTGGAGATAGTGGAACGCTCCTTCTCGAGAAGAAAACGCTATTTCGTCACCTATTTCATCATCGTCGGCATCGCGGGGCTCATCCTCTGGCGCATGCCCACGTCCTATATCCCCGACGAGGACCAGGGTATCATGCTGGCCCAGGTAATGACGCCCACGGGATCGACGCTCGAACAGACCAAGGAGGTCGTCAACAAACTGGAGCGCCACTTCCAGGACAATGAGAAGGAGGCCGTTGAATCCGTAATGACCATCTCCGGTATAGGGTTCTCCGGGCGGTCCCAGACGAACGGCATGGTCTTCGTCAAGCTCAAGGACTGGGACAAGCGCGGCAGTTCGCGGCTCAAGGTAAAGGCTGTCGCCGAGCGTGCGACGAGGGAGTTCTCGAAGCTCCGCGTCGCCCTTGTTTTCGCCTTTCCTCCGCCTCCCGTCATCGAGCTCGGCATGGCAACGGGTTTCGATTTCATGCTCCTCGACCGGGGCGGCATCGGCCACCAGAAGTTGATGGAAGCGCGCAACCAGCTCCTCGGCATAGCATCGAAGGACAAGCGACTGACGAAGGTGAGGCCCAACGGCATGGAGGACATACCCGAATACCGGGTTGATGTGGACTGGGAAAAGGCGGGGGTACTCGGCGTACCCATCAGTTCCATCCACAATACCATCTCCACCGCCTTCGGCAGTTCCTACGTGAACAATTTCATTCAGGCCGGCCGGGTCAAGCGTGTCTTCGTGCAGGCAGACGCACCATACCGCATGTTGCCCAAGGACATAGATAAGCTTTATGTGCGCAATGACAAGGGTAAGATGGTCCCCTTTTCCGCCTTCGCGACAAGCCGCTGGTCGTCGGGTTCTCCAAGGCTGGAACGCTACAACGGTTTCCCCTCCCTGAACATCTGGGGGGAACCGGCGCCGGGCAAGAGCTCCGGTGAGGCGATGCAGGCGATGGAAGAAGCCGTTACGAAACTCCCCGCCGGGATCGGATACGAATGGACGGGCCTTTCCTACCAGGAAAGGATGTCAAGCTCCCAGGCTCCCCTCCTCTATACCTTTTCCATCATCGTCATCTTCCTGTGCGTGGCGGCCCTTTACGAAAGCTGGCCCATACCCATCGCCAACATGCTGATGCTGCCGCTGGGCATCTTCGGCGCCACGCTCTTCACCTGGTCACGGGGCCTGCACAATGATGTCTACTTCCAGATCGGGTTCCTCACGACCCTCGGCCTGACAACAAAGAACGCCATCCTCATCATCCAGTTCGCCCGCGAGAGGATGGCCAACGGTGAAGGCCTCATGGAAGCCACCCTGGGCGCGGTGCGGATAAGACTCAGGCCCGTTATCATGACATCCCTCGCCTTTTTCTTCGGCGTCCTGCCCCTTGCCCTTTCGACGGGGGCCGGGGCCGGGGCAATGAAGGCGATCGGCACGGCGGTTGCCGGTGGCATGCTTTCCGCGACATTCATTGACCTCTTCTACATACCCCTCTTGTTTGTAGTCATCTCGCAGTTCTTTAAGAGGGGAAAACGGGTGGCTCCGGCGGATGACACGGCCCCTCGGCCCATCGCTCCTTCGGAGGGACAGTGA
- a CDS encoding efflux RND transporter periplasmic adaptor subunit: MTKNDVTGIPSIKGCSMRGIDRKWLVAVVAVIVVMAMTTAGCGNKKGGGPAAPEVAVVVLGYEKIPIVTELPGRTSAFLVAEVRPQVSGIIKKRLFTEGGDVKAGQALYEIDPAPYRAALDNASASLARAEANLPPIRAKAQRYKELVAIKAVSQQEFEDVTGAHMQAEADVKYWKATVESARINLGYTRVNAPISGRIGKSSVTVGALATANQPAAFTTIQQLNPVYVDAMQSSANLLKLQRSVASGKVSSKGPDQAKVKLLLEDGTPYPQEGTLKFSDVTVDPSTGSFILRMVFPNPKNTLLPGMYVRALVQEGIAEQAILAPQQGVARDPKGNPYVLLVDAKNNVELRMITTDRAIADKWLVSSGLKSGDRMIVEGLQKVRPGAPVKAVLFKPAGKDDKAPGNTGDPKPAPAAAKAK; the protein is encoded by the coding sequence ATGACAAAAAACGATGTGACAGGAATTCCATCCATAAAGGGGTGCTCAATGCGGGGTATTGACAGGAAATGGCTTGTTGCTGTGGTTGCCGTTATCGTGGTGATGGCCATGACGACGGCTGGATGCGGCAACAAGAAGGGCGGCGGACCGGCCGCTCCTGAGGTTGCGGTTGTTGTCCTCGGGTATGAAAAGATTCCCATCGTTACAGAACTGCCGGGCAGGACCTCGGCTTTCCTCGTTGCGGAGGTACGCCCCCAGGTGAGCGGCATCATCAAAAAGCGCCTCTTCACCGAGGGCGGCGATGTGAAAGCGGGCCAGGCCCTTTACGAGATCGATCCCGCGCCGTATCGGGCCGCATTAGACAATGCGAGCGCTTCTCTCGCACGGGCGGAGGCAAACCTCCCGCCCATTCGCGCGAAGGCGCAGAGATACAAGGAACTTGTCGCCATCAAGGCGGTGAGCCAGCAGGAGTTTGAGGATGTCACCGGGGCCCACATGCAGGCCGAGGCGGACGTGAAGTATTGGAAGGCGACCGTGGAAAGCGCACGGATCAACCTAGGGTATACCCGGGTCAATGCCCCCATCTCGGGACGCATCGGCAAATCCAGCGTCACCGTGGGCGCCCTTGCCACCGCGAATCAGCCCGCTGCCTTCACAACCATCCAGCAGCTCAACCCCGTCTATGTGGATGCGATGCAGTCGAGCGCGAACCTGCTTAAGCTGCAGCGCAGCGTGGCTTCGGGAAAGGTGAGCAGCAAAGGCCCCGACCAGGCAAAGGTCAAGTTGCTCCTTGAAGACGGCACGCCCTACCCTCAGGAAGGAACCCTCAAGTTCTCCGATGTCACCGTCGACCCCAGCACGGGTTCATTCATCCTGCGCATGGTCTTCCCCAACCCCAAAAACACCCTTCTCCCCGGCATGTACGTGCGCGCTCTTGTTCAGGAGGGCATCGCCGAACAGGCCATTCTCGCGCCCCAGCAGGGGGTCGCCCGCGACCCCAAGGGAAATCCCTATGTCCTTCTCGTTGACGCCAAGAACAATGTCGAGCTGCGGATGATCACCACCGACCGCGCCATCGCGGACAAGTGGCTCGTTTCCTCGGGGCTCAAAAGCGGCGACCGCATGATCGTTGAAGGTCTTCAAAAGGTGCGTCCCGGCGCACCGGTAAAGGCGGTCCTCTTCAAACCCGCCGGGAAGGACGACAAGGCGCCGGGGAATACCGGCGATCCAAAGCCGGCCCCTGCGGCGGCAAAAGCCAAATGA
- a CDS encoding TetR/AcrR family transcriptional regulator, which yields MSPRASSYDAIIDAAEAVVIEAGASHMTLDAVAAKAGVSKGGLLHHFPSKTALLVAMVKRQISTHQETLKRILEEIPEGPSKDLKGFILSILYRERDRDNLGASLSAAVAHDPRLNEPVRKVVAETYARFASRNVPFEKAAIIALAADGLWLQEMLSISPFTEKQRTGIINELLRMADEQASEGKRSRKS from the coding sequence GTGAGTCCACGGGCGAGTTCGTATGATGCTATAATTGATGCCGCAGAGGCTGTCGTCATAGAGGCCGGGGCGTCCCATATGACACTCGACGCCGTCGCCGCGAAGGCAGGCGTCAGCAAGGGTGGCCTCCTTCATCACTTCCCGTCAAAAACGGCCCTTCTCGTGGCGATGGTCAAGCGCCAGATAAGCACACACCAGGAGACATTGAAGAGGATACTCGAAGAGATCCCCGAAGGCCCTTCGAAGGATCTCAAGGGCTTCATATTGTCGATCCTGTACCGGGAGCGGGATCGCGATAACCTGGGAGCCTCGCTTTCGGCGGCGGTGGCTCACGATCCACGCCTCAATGAGCCCGTGCGCAAGGTTGTTGCCGAAACCTATGCGAGATTCGCATCCAGGAACGTACCATTCGAGAAGGCGGCTATCATCGCTCTTGCCGCCGACGGTCTCTGGCTGCAGGAGATGCTGTCCATATCACCCTTCACCGAGAAACAACGGACAGGGATCATCAACGAACTGCTGAGGATGGCCGACGAACAGGCCTCAGAGGGGAAACGGAGCAGGAAGTCATGA